In Serratia marcescens subsp. marcescens ATCC 13880, a single genomic region encodes these proteins:
- a CDS encoding universal stress protein encodes MKGYRHILVLIHNERDGLPLLSQAAAMVRGQPIALTVGHLNADYAELEYGSDALIKDRQAQEVIAAKAMLSRLVSAVDVPVAVKEIVTIRRFKDVSDFIHQAGIDLVVVGHQNRLFGLYSSYSLAFVNRLDVDVLVKHLARESRATKRTFPTVLPPERR; translated from the coding sequence ATGAAAGGCTATCGACATATTTTGGTACTGATTCATAACGAGCGTGATGGGCTGCCGTTGCTGAGTCAAGCGGCGGCGATGGTGCGCGGGCAGCCAATCGCCCTCACTGTCGGCCATCTTAACGCCGACTACGCGGAGTTGGAGTACGGCAGCGATGCGTTAATCAAGGATCGCCAGGCGCAGGAAGTGATCGCCGCCAAGGCGATGCTGAGCCGATTGGTGAGCGCCGTCGATGTGCCGGTCGCGGTCAAGGAGATTGTCACCATAAGGCGCTTTAAGGACGTGAGCGATTTTATTCACCAGGCCGGCATCGATCTGGTGGTGGTCGGGCACCAAAACCGCCTGTTCGGCCTCTATTCCTCTTATTCCCTGGCGTTTGTGAACCGTCTCGATGTCGATGTGTTGGTCAAGCACCTTGCTCGCGAGTCGCGTGCGACAAAGCGGACTTTTCCCACGGTTTTGCCGCCCGAAAGGCGATAG
- the pagP gene encoding lipid IV(A) palmitoyltransferase PagP translates to MFLKRTLLACSLALIFPALPSYAEVGAESGNAAQAEKPGLWQRFTDNVAETWNNSPNHDLYIPAITWHNRWTYDDEHIDKYNERPWGAGYGISRYDSDGDWHGIYIMAFKDSFNKWEPIGGYAYEKIWRPLDDKDFRLGLGFTASVTARDNWNYIPIPAPLPLASIGYQRLTFQATYIPGTYNNGNVFFAWLRWQF, encoded by the coding sequence ATGTTTCTAAAACGGACTCTTTTGGCGTGTTCTCTGGCGTTGATATTTCCTGCACTGCCTTCTTACGCTGAGGTTGGTGCAGAAAGTGGCAATGCCGCACAGGCTGAAAAACCGGGTTTATGGCAGCGTTTTACCGATAACGTGGCGGAGACCTGGAACAACTCGCCTAACCACGATCTCTATATCCCGGCCATCACCTGGCACAACCGTTGGACTTATGATGATGAGCATATCGATAAGTACAACGAACGCCCGTGGGGCGCCGGTTACGGCATCTCCCGCTACGACAGCGACGGTGACTGGCACGGCATCTACATCATGGCGTTCAAGGACTCCTTCAACAAATGGGAGCCGATCGGCGGTTACGCCTACGAGAAGATCTGGCGCCCGCTGGATGACAAGGATTTTCGTCTGGGGCTGGGCTTCACCGCCAGCGTCACCGCGCGCGACAACTGGAATTACATCCCTATCCCGGCGCCGCTGCCGCTGGCCTCTATCGGCTATCAGCGGCTGACGTTCCAGGCGACCTACATTCCCGGCACCTATAACAACGGCAACGTGTTCTTCGCCTGGCTGCGCTGGCAGTTCTAA
- a CDS encoding DUF2501 domain-containing protein codes for MITKHRLLLALALSATLASGATQAAGLMDSLSSAAGELSKSGGDSSGGMSLSSLTGLLNGGDKALSSSSMTNAAGILQYCVKNNVLSANGAEGVKDQLLSKLGITSTENAKSQDYQQGLGGLLQTGEGKSLDLNSLDTSQITEKVKQKACDLVLKQGKSFIS; via the coding sequence ATGATCACCAAACATCGTTTATTGCTGGCTTTGGCGCTGTCCGCTACCCTGGCCAGCGGCGCCACCCAGGCCGCCGGGCTGATGGATTCCCTCAGCAGCGCGGCGGGCGAACTGAGCAAGTCGGGCGGCGACAGCAGCGGCGGCATGTCGCTCTCCTCGTTGACCGGCCTGCTGAACGGCGGCGACAAGGCGTTGAGCTCCAGCAGCATGACCAATGCCGCCGGTATCCTGCAGTACTGCGTGAAAAACAACGTGCTGTCGGCTAACGGCGCCGAAGGGGTGAAAGATCAGCTGCTCAGCAAGCTGGGCATCACCAGCACCGAAAACGCCAAGAGCCAGGATTATCAGCAGGGCCTGGGCGGCTTGCTGCAGACCGGCGAAGGCAAGAGTCTGGATCTGAACAGCCTGGACACCTCGCAGATCACCGAGAAGGTGAAGCAAAAAGCCTGCGATCTGGTGCTGAAACAGGGCAAATCCTTTATTTCATGA
- a CDS encoding DUF333 domain-containing protein, producing MKKTLMLSLLAGMTMLQGCSVKSNEAPPPPQVKPIGMANPADVYCTQIGGKLNAKENAAGQYSTCTLPSGQEIESWELFRRDHPVKK from the coding sequence ATGAAAAAAACGTTGATGCTTTCCCTGCTGGCAGGGATGACGATGTTGCAGGGGTGTTCCGTGAAATCCAATGAGGCGCCGCCACCGCCGCAGGTGAAACCGATCGGCATGGCGAACCCGGCCGACGTGTACTGCACCCAAATCGGCGGCAAGCTGAACGCCAAAGAGAATGCGGCAGGCCAGTATTCCACCTGTACCTTGCCGAGTGGGCAGGAAATTGAAAGCTGGGAACTGTTCCGCCGCGATCATCCGGTGAAAAAGTAA
- a CDS encoding DeoR/GlpR family DNA-binding transcription regulator, with protein MSKLLPNERHQAILDTLRQQGRVLALEMAQRLNTTEATIRRDLRQLAAQNLCKRIYGGALAPTPAEGPVATRIALSGDEKLALAQTALGVIGEEQLIFLDAGSTHLYLADLLPRDRRLTVVTNALSIAGKMLERPGIRTILIGGELDAQVGGCVDAKAAEEIDGFHFDLVFTGICAYDPAGGFSALSYQDATFKKRLLTRAGSVAVLCTRDKLNTYAPYPFLPAGRVDHLVTARGAHPQLELQVAQGGGQVWHSDLPTGE; from the coding sequence ATGTCCAAACTGTTACCGAATGAGCGTCACCAGGCCATTCTTGACACGCTCCGCCAACAGGGGCGGGTGCTGGCCCTGGAGATGGCGCAGCGGCTGAACACCACCGAAGCGACCATCCGCCGCGATCTGCGCCAGCTGGCGGCGCAGAACCTGTGCAAACGCATCTATGGCGGCGCGCTGGCGCCGACGCCGGCCGAGGGGCCCGTTGCGACGCGCATTGCGCTCAGCGGTGACGAGAAGCTGGCGCTGGCGCAAACCGCGCTGGGGGTGATCGGTGAAGAACAGCTGATCTTCCTCGACGCCGGCAGCACCCACCTGTATCTGGCGGATCTGTTGCCGCGCGATCGGCGTTTAACGGTGGTGACCAATGCATTGAGCATCGCCGGCAAAATGCTGGAGCGGCCGGGGATCCGCACCATCCTGATCGGTGGCGAGTTGGATGCGCAGGTCGGCGGCTGCGTGGACGCCAAGGCCGCGGAAGAAATCGACGGTTTCCATTTCGATTTGGTGTTCACCGGCATTTGCGCCTACGACCCGGCCGGCGGCTTCTCCGCGTTGAGCTACCAGGACGCCACCTTCAAAAAGCGGCTGTTGACGCGCGCCGGCAGCGTGGCGGTGCTGTGCACCCGCGACAAGCTCAATACCTACGCCCCTTACCCCTTCCTGCCCGCCGGGCGGGTGGATCATCTGGTGACGGCGCGCGGCGCGCACCCGCAGCTTGAGCTGCAGGTGGCGCAGGGCGGTGGCCAGGTTTGGCACAGCGATTTACCGACCGGAGAATGA
- a CDS encoding VOC family protein, with protein sequence MKIAHVALWTRDIDAQLAFWQRYFNGAAGEEYVSRNRPGFVSRFVSLAAGPSLEIMRVPTLLPAQAQEERVGWAHIALSLGDERQVDRLAQRARQEGILLSAPRWTGDGFYEAVIRDPDGNAIEITA encoded by the coding sequence ATGAAAATAGCCCATGTTGCTCTGTGGACCCGTGACATCGACGCGCAGCTGGCGTTCTGGCAGCGCTATTTCAACGGTGCAGCGGGGGAGGAGTATGTCAGTCGAAACCGGCCGGGGTTCGTTTCCCGCTTCGTCAGCCTGGCGGCCGGGCCGTCGCTGGAGATCATGCGCGTGCCGACGTTGCTGCCGGCGCAGGCGCAGGAGGAGCGGGTCGGTTGGGCGCACATCGCGCTGTCGCTGGGGGATGAGCGGCAGGTCGATCGGTTGGCGCAGCGCGCACGGCAGGAGGGCATCTTGCTGTCCGCGCCGCGCTGGACCGGCGACGGTTTCTACGAGGCCGTCATTCGCGATCCAGACGGCAACGCGATCGAAATCACCGCCTGA
- a CDS encoding LysR family transcriptional regulator → MLTDLNDLFFFASVVDHQGFAPAGRALGIPKSKLSRRVALLEERLGVRLIQRSTRRFSVTEVGQTYYAHCKAMLVEAEAAQQAIEQTRAEPCGTVRMSCPVAILHTRVGSMVAAFMADYPKVTVHLEATNRRVDVVGEGLDLAIRVRPPPLEDSDLVLKILAQRTWCVAASPALVRTLGPAHTPEDLRKYPTLDLGPARGQHQWRLTGPQGERVEWEHTPRLVTDDMLMLRTAAIAGAGIVQLPAMMMRDDMLRGELVQLLPGWQPQGGVVHAVYPSRRGLLPAVRLLLDYLGEQFASIEEE, encoded by the coding sequence ATGCTGACCGATCTGAACGATCTGTTTTTCTTCGCCAGCGTGGTCGATCACCAGGGATTCGCCCCCGCCGGCCGGGCGCTGGGCATTCCCAAATCCAAGCTCAGCCGCCGCGTGGCGCTGCTGGAGGAGCGGTTGGGCGTGCGCCTGATCCAGCGTTCAACGCGGCGCTTCTCGGTGACCGAGGTCGGCCAAACCTATTACGCGCACTGCAAGGCGATGCTGGTGGAAGCGGAAGCGGCGCAGCAGGCGATCGAACAGACGCGCGCCGAGCCCTGCGGCACGGTGCGCATGTCCTGCCCGGTGGCGATCCTGCACACTCGCGTCGGCAGCATGGTGGCGGCCTTTATGGCCGATTATCCCAAGGTGACGGTGCATCTGGAGGCCACCAACCGCCGGGTGGACGTGGTGGGGGAAGGATTGGATCTGGCGATCCGCGTGCGGCCGCCGCCGCTGGAGGACAGCGATCTGGTGCTGAAAATCCTGGCGCAGCGCACCTGGTGCGTCGCCGCCAGCCCGGCGCTGGTGCGCACCCTCGGGCCGGCGCACACGCCGGAAGACCTGCGTAAATACCCGACGCTCGATCTCGGCCCGGCGCGCGGTCAGCACCAATGGCGGCTGACCGGCCCACAGGGTGAACGGGTGGAGTGGGAACACACGCCGCGGCTGGTCACCGACGACATGCTGATGCTGCGCACCGCCGCCATCGCCGGCGCCGGCATCGTTCAGTTGCCGGCGATGATGATGCGCGACGACATGCTGCGCGGCGAGCTGGTGCAACTGTTGCCGGGCTGGCAGCCGCAGGGCGGCGTGGTGCATGCGGTTTACCCGTCGCGCCGCGGCCTGCTGCCGGCGGTGCGGCTGCTGCTCGACTATCTGGGCGAGCAGTTCGCCAGCATTGAAGAAGAGTGA
- a CDS encoding pirin family protein, producing the protein MKKILGIHNSPEAHWVGNGFLVNSLFSYNDLGAEMSPFLLLDHAAPTKFRSASGTRGVGQHPHRGFETVTIVYQGEVEHRDSTGSGGVIGPGDVQWMTAASGILHEEFHSRDFSRKGGTMEMVQLWVNLPAKDKMAEPGYQTLLNADIPVVPLADGAGQVRVIAGDFGGHAGPARTFSPLNVWDMKLNAGHTTTLTVKEGHTLALVMLHGAILVNGEDVVRETQMVRFDRAGDSITIEANNDVALLVLSGEPIDEPIVGYGPFVMNSDAEIQQAFRDFNSGKFGSMNAEASAG; encoded by the coding sequence ATGAAAAAAATCCTCGGTATTCACAACAGCCCGGAAGCACATTGGGTCGGTAACGGTTTCCTGGTGAATTCGCTGTTCTCTTATAACGATTTGGGGGCGGAAATGAGCCCGTTCCTGCTGCTGGATCACGCGGCGCCAACCAAATTCCGCTCCGCCTCCGGCACCCGTGGCGTGGGTCAGCACCCGCATCGCGGGTTTGAAACGGTGACCATCGTCTATCAGGGCGAAGTGGAACACCGCGACTCGACCGGCAGCGGCGGGGTGATTGGCCCCGGCGACGTCCAGTGGATGACCGCCGCCTCCGGCATCCTGCACGAAGAGTTCCATTCGCGGGACTTCTCGCGCAAGGGCGGCACCATGGAAATGGTGCAGCTGTGGGTCAACCTGCCGGCCAAGGACAAAATGGCCGAGCCGGGTTACCAGACGCTGTTGAACGCCGATATTCCGGTGGTTCCGCTGGCGGACGGCGCAGGGCAGGTGCGGGTGATCGCCGGTGATTTTGGCGGCCACGCCGGCCCGGCACGCACTTTCAGCCCGCTCAACGTGTGGGACATGAAGCTGAATGCCGGCCATACCACCACGCTGACGGTGAAAGAAGGCCATACGCTGGCGCTGGTGATGCTGCACGGCGCGATCCTGGTCAACGGCGAAGACGTGGTGCGTGAAACCCAAATGGTGCGTTTCGACCGGGCGGGGGATTCGATCACCATCGAAGCCAACAACGACGTCGCGCTGCTGGTGCTGAGCGGCGAACCGATCGATGAGCCTATCGTCGGCTACGGCCCGTTCGTCATGAACAGCGACGCGGAAATCCAGCAGGCGTTCCGCGATTTCAACAGCGGCAAGTTCGGCAGCATGAACGCCGAAGCGAGCGCCGGTTGA
- the ycaC gene encoding isochorismate family cysteine hydrolase YcaC: MTANYKRLDKDQAAVLLVDHQAGLLSLVRDIDPDRFKNNVLALGDLAKYFNLPTILTTSFENGPNGPLVPELKAQFPDAPFIPRPGQINAWDNDDFVKAVKATGRKQLIIAGVVTEVCVAFPALSALNEGFEVFVVTDASGTFNELTRQSAWSRMEAAGAQLMTWFGVACELHRDWRNDIEGLGTLFSNHIPDYRNLMTSYNTLTSGK; encoded by the coding sequence ATGACTGCAAACTACAAGCGCCTCGACAAAGACCAGGCCGCCGTATTGCTGGTGGATCATCAGGCAGGGCTGCTTTCGCTGGTGCGTGATATCGATCCCGATCGGTTTAAAAACAACGTGCTGGCGCTGGGTGATTTAGCGAAGTACTTCAACCTGCCGACCATTCTCACCACCAGTTTCGAAAACGGCCCCAATGGCCCGCTGGTGCCGGAACTGAAAGCCCAATTTCCCGATGCTCCCTTTATTCCGCGCCCCGGCCAGATCAACGCCTGGGACAACGATGACTTCGTCAAAGCGGTAAAAGCCACCGGCCGCAAGCAGCTGATCATCGCCGGCGTAGTGACCGAAGTGTGCGTGGCATTCCCGGCGCTGTCGGCGCTCAATGAAGGTTTCGAGGTCTTTGTGGTGACCGACGCCTCCGGCACCTTCAATGAGCTGACGCGTCAGTCGGCCTGGAGCCGCATGGAAGCCGCCGGCGCGCAGCTGATGACCTGGTTCGGCGTCGCCTGCGAGCTGCACCGTGACTGGCGCAACGATATCGAAGGGCTGGGCACGCTGTTCTCCAACCATATCCCGGACTACCGCAACCTGATGACCAGCTATAACACGCTGACGAGCGGTAAGTAA
- a CDS encoding thiol-disulfide oxidoreductase DCC family protein, whose translation MTPLSQLPYLQPGDRALLFDGECNLCHGLVRYLIRADRQRRILLATVQSVEGQAILQALGLPTDRFDSVVYVEQGRCWLRSAALFQALRQVGWPYRALALARYLPPRLADKVYDAVAGNRYRLFGRNDGSGLPGADQPGRYLSRRREPPA comes from the coding sequence ATGACCCCTTTATCACAGCTGCCTTATCTCCAGCCCGGCGATCGCGCGCTGTTGTTCGACGGCGAATGCAATCTGTGTCACGGGCTGGTGAGATACCTTATTCGCGCCGATCGGCAGCGGCGCATTCTGTTGGCGACGGTGCAATCCGTCGAAGGGCAGGCGATCCTGCAGGCGCTGGGATTGCCGACCGATCGATTCGATTCCGTGGTCTATGTTGAGCAGGGGCGCTGTTGGCTACGTTCGGCGGCGTTGTTTCAGGCGCTGCGCCAAGTGGGATGGCCGTACCGCGCGCTGGCGCTGGCGCGTTACCTGCCGCCGCGACTGGCGGACAAGGTCTATGATGCGGTCGCCGGCAATCGCTACCGGCTGTTTGGCCGCAACGACGGCAGCGGCCTGCCGGGCGCCGATCAGCCCGGGCGCTATCTGTCTCGGCGGCGGGAGCCGCCGGCCTGA
- a CDS encoding GNAT family N-acetyltransferase — protein MMSLTPSDPFFSERLQMRPPVMADLERFYAIFGDPQTQRFNPAGPLTSEAQAASALQERISGWQQHGYGSWAIALRERPDWIIGFGGLSWKPLGAQRTVNLGYRFDTRVWGMGLATEMARASLQYGFVGLAMEEISAIVRAENQASWRVLEKIGMRRVDTLDDVPGAAPSLVYTLKRGDYQG, from the coding sequence ATGATGAGCCTTACTCCTTCAGACCCTTTTTTCAGCGAACGCCTGCAGATGCGCCCGCCAGTGATGGCGGATCTCGAACGTTTCTACGCCATCTTCGGCGATCCGCAAACCCAGCGTTTCAATCCCGCCGGCCCGCTCACCAGCGAAGCGCAGGCCGCCTCGGCGCTGCAAGAGAGGATTTCCGGGTGGCAACAACACGGTTACGGTTCCTGGGCGATCGCCCTGCGCGAACGGCCGGATTGGATTATCGGCTTTGGCGGATTGTCCTGGAAACCGCTCGGCGCGCAGCGCACCGTGAACCTCGGCTATCGATTCGATACACGCGTCTGGGGCATGGGGTTGGCCACCGAGATGGCGCGGGCTTCGCTGCAATATGGTTTTGTCGGATTGGCGATGGAGGAAATTTCCGCCATTGTGCGAGCGGAGAATCAGGCGTCGTGGCGAGTGCTGGAAAAGATCGGCATGCGGCGGGTGGATACGCTGGATGACGTGCCCGGCGCGGCGCCGAGCCTGGTGTACACACTAAAGCGCGGCGACTATCAGGGCTGA
- a CDS encoding helix-turn-helix transcriptional regulator has product MSSEALSGPKALGAFLRAHRERITPEMLGLPSSSRRRTSGLRREELAQISGISATWYTWIEQGREVSISPYTLARIAKALRLGPAERHYLFTLARVADPEQETHRETANDAVLQSVHQMTVPCYLLDVTWNVVAWNPQAAALFSGWLDVANSPNLLHFMFFHPLAKTLVSDWEERARRVVAEFRAETSHHQNTEEMRAFVRNMTHNSADFNHWWKQHDVMAREGGERAFEHSRQGALRYRQLTFHPAEHAGLKLVMLIPLPQLVTNS; this is encoded by the coding sequence ATGTCATCAGAAGCCTTATCCGGGCCAAAGGCCCTCGGCGCGTTCCTGCGGGCGCACCGCGAACGCATCACGCCGGAAATGCTCGGCCTGCCCAGCTCCTCGCGCCGTCGCACCAGCGGCCTGCGGCGCGAAGAGCTGGCGCAAATCAGCGGCATCAGCGCCACCTGGTATACCTGGATCGAACAGGGCCGCGAGGTATCCATTTCCCCCTATACGCTGGCACGCATCGCCAAGGCGCTGCGGCTCGGCCCGGCCGAACGCCACTACCTGTTTACCCTCGCGCGCGTCGCCGACCCCGAGCAGGAAACACACCGCGAAACCGCCAACGACGCGGTGCTGCAAAGCGTGCACCAGATGACGGTGCCCTGCTACCTGCTGGACGTGACCTGGAACGTCGTCGCCTGGAACCCGCAGGCGGCGGCGCTGTTCAGCGGCTGGCTGGATGTGGCCAACAGCCCCAATCTGCTGCACTTCATGTTCTTCCACCCGTTGGCGAAAACGCTGGTCAGCGATTGGGAGGAACGCGCTCGCCGCGTGGTGGCCGAGTTTCGCGCCGAGACCAGCCATCATCAAAATACCGAAGAGATGCGCGCCTTCGTGCGCAACATGACGCACAACAGCGCGGACTTTAATCACTGGTGGAAGCAACATGACGTCATGGCGCGCGAAGGCGGCGAAAGAGCGTTCGAGCATTCTCGGCAAGGCGCACTGCGCTATCGCCAACTGACCTTCCACCCGGCAGAACACGCCGGTCTGAAGCTGGTGATGCTGATCCCGCTGCCGCAATTGGTAACAAATTCATAG
- a CDS encoding class I SAM-dependent methyltransferase: MSISNSHKNAVDRQFGEQANAYLTSAVHAQGKDLQRLAQLLEPHADARLLDLGCGAGHASFTAAAKVAQVVAYDLSAQMLAVVKQAAAEKGLNNIQLQQGVAESLPFEDASFDLVISRYSAHHWHDVGQALREVRRVLKPGGRAIFMDVVSPGHPLLDIYLQTVEVLRDTSHVRNYAPGEWLTLLTEAGLVVREVTSDRLMLEFGSWVARMRTPAHFVTAIRALQQSVSQEVAAHFAIQPDGSFTSDIMMFAVTKG, translated from the coding sequence ATGAGCATCAGCAACAGCCATAAAAACGCGGTAGACCGGCAGTTCGGCGAGCAGGCCAATGCCTACTTAACCAGCGCGGTACACGCGCAGGGCAAGGATTTGCAACGCCTTGCACAGTTACTGGAGCCGCACGCCGACGCGCGCCTGCTCGATCTGGGCTGCGGCGCCGGGCACGCCAGCTTCACGGCGGCGGCCAAGGTGGCGCAGGTGGTGGCCTACGATCTGTCGGCGCAAATGTTGGCGGTGGTGAAGCAGGCGGCGGCGGAAAAAGGCCTGAATAACATTCAGCTGCAGCAGGGCGTGGCCGAGTCTTTACCGTTTGAAGACGCCAGCTTCGATCTGGTCATCAGCCGCTATTCGGCGCACCACTGGCACGACGTCGGCCAGGCGCTGCGCGAGGTCAGGCGGGTACTCAAACCGGGCGGCAGAGCGATCTTTATGGACGTGGTCTCGCCGGGGCATCCGCTGCTGGATATCTACCTGCAAACCGTGGAAGTGCTGCGCGACACCTCGCACGTGCGCAATTATGCGCCGGGCGAGTGGCTGACGTTATTGACCGAAGCCGGGTTGGTGGTGCGTGAGGTGACGTCGGATCGCTTGATGCTGGAGTTCGGCAGCTGGGTGGCGCGCATGCGCACGCCGGCGCATTTCGTTACCGCGATCCGCGCGCTGCAGCAAAGCGTGTCGCAGGAGGTGGCGGCGCATTTCGCGATTCAGCCGGACGGCTCCTTTACCAGCGATATCATGATGTTTGCAGTGACGAAGGGCTGA
- the aqpZ gene encoding aquaporin Z, translating into MSKRLFAEFFGTFWLVFGGCGSAVLAAAFPQLGIGFLGVALAFGLTVVTMAYAVGHISGGHFNPAVTVGLFAGGRFAAKDVIPYVIAQVIGGIAAAAVLYLIASGKAGFDATAGGFASNGYGEHSPGGYSLQAAIVIELVLTAFFLIVIHGVTDKRAPAGFAPLAIGLTLTLIHLISIPVTNTSVNPARSTGVAIFQGTWALQQLWVFWLVPLVGGIIGGLIYRCLLEDKK; encoded by the coding sequence ATGTCAAAGCGACTTTTTGCTGAATTTTTTGGCACATTTTGGTTGGTGTTTGGTGGTTGTGGTAGCGCAGTATTGGCAGCGGCATTCCCACAGCTGGGTATTGGTTTCCTCGGCGTCGCGCTCGCTTTCGGTTTGACCGTGGTGACGATGGCCTATGCCGTCGGCCATATTTCCGGCGGGCATTTTAACCCGGCGGTCACCGTCGGCTTATTCGCCGGCGGCCGTTTCGCGGCGAAAGACGTAATTCCTTACGTTATCGCTCAGGTCATCGGCGGTATCGCCGCAGCGGCGGTGCTGTATTTGATCGCCAGCGGCAAAGCCGGTTTCGACGCCACCGCAGGCGGCTTCGCTTCCAACGGTTACGGCGAACACTCACCGGGCGGTTATTCTCTGCAAGCCGCGATCGTGATTGAGCTGGTGCTGACGGCCTTCTTCCTGATCGTTATTCACGGCGTGACCGACAAGCGCGCACCGGCAGGCTTTGCCCCGCTGGCGATCGGCCTGACGCTGACGCTGATCCACCTGATCAGCATCCCGGTGACCAACACCTCCGTCAACCCGGCGCGCAGCACCGGCGTAGCGATCTTCCAGGGCACCTGGGCGCTGCAGCAGCTGTGGGTGTTCTGGCTGGTGCCGCTGGTCGGCGGCATTATCGGCGGCCTGATCTACCGCTGCCTGCTGGAAGACAAAAAATAA
- a CDS encoding esterase-like activity of phytase family protein: MRIKSLSLLLASLFPVFTYAADIEVARYVVGFPGGERVAYQGAFAKHFPQGLPVGIGSGLSFNRKQGDDLVLTTLTDRGPNADAPAVGKQEAKIFANPQFTPLLMDIRIGGGKAVAENARPLHDEKGPISGLPLPSELIGSTNEVALNDALQPLSGDRRGLDTEGIIGDGNGGYWLCDEYGPFLIHVDGKGKILAKYGPTPQAGEQAVASGLPNILKWRQPNRGFEGLTRMPDGRILAAVQSTLDVDGKSKNKAQFTRLVSFDPRSGKTAMYGYPIDIDRYKKAKDAKIGDVVALDNQRILLIEQGTGKDKTMINKIYLVDLAQASDLSAFDGQGKALEFDDAKDLAKRGVKLAQKREVADLRQLGWRQEKAEGLALIDDRTLAVINDNDFGLQAKLVDASPKSKKIGDYQLEKEGRLSLDGDKTDARIELRPLEQPESLSELWVLTLPQPLK, translated from the coding sequence ATGAGAATAAAATCGCTCTCCCTGCTGTTGGCTTCGCTGTTTCCTGTATTCACCTACGCTGCAGATATTGAGGTGGCGCGTTATGTGGTCGGCTTCCCCGGCGGGGAGCGCGTCGCCTATCAGGGGGCGTTTGCCAAGCATTTCCCGCAGGGGCTGCCGGTGGGGATCGGCTCAGGGCTGTCGTTCAATCGCAAGCAGGGCGACGATCTGGTGCTGACGACGCTGACCGATCGCGGCCCGAATGCTGATGCCCCTGCGGTGGGCAAGCAAGAAGCCAAGATTTTCGCCAATCCGCAATTCACGCCTCTGTTGATGGATATTCGTATCGGCGGCGGCAAGGCCGTGGCCGAGAATGCGCGGCCCTTGCATGACGAAAAAGGGCCGATTAGCGGGCTGCCGCTGCCGAGCGAGCTGATTGGTTCCACGAACGAAGTGGCGTTGAACGACGCGCTGCAACCGCTGTCCGGCGATCGCCGCGGGTTGGATACCGAAGGCATCATCGGTGACGGCAACGGCGGCTATTGGCTGTGTGACGAGTATGGCCCGTTTCTGATCCATGTCGACGGCAAAGGTAAAATTCTCGCCAAATATGGCCCAACGCCGCAGGCCGGCGAGCAGGCGGTGGCGAGCGGTTTGCCGAACATCCTGAAGTGGCGCCAGCCTAACCGCGGTTTTGAAGGGCTGACTCGGATGCCGGATGGGCGCATTCTGGCGGCGGTGCAGAGCACGCTGGATGTCGACGGCAAAAGCAAAAACAAGGCGCAGTTTACCCGGCTGGTGAGCTTCGATCCGCGCAGTGGCAAAACTGCGATGTATGGCTATCCCATCGATATCGACCGCTATAAAAAAGCCAAAGACGCCAAGATTGGCGATGTCGTGGCGTTGGACAACCAGCGCATCCTGTTGATTGAACAGGGAACCGGTAAAGATAAGACGATGATCAACAAGATCTATCTGGTGGATCTCGCACAGGCCAGCGATCTGAGCGCGTTTGACGGCCAGGGTAAAGCGTTGGAGTTCGATGATGCGAAAGATCTGGCTAAACGCGGCGTGAAGCTGGCGCAGAAACGGGAAGTGGCGGATCTGCGTCAGTTGGGTTGGCGCCAGGAGAAAGCGGAAGGGTTGGCGCTGATCGACGATCGCACGCTGGCGGTGATCAATGACAACGATTTCGGCTTGCAGGCGAAGCTGGTGGATGCGTCGCCAAAGAGCAAAAAAATCGGCGACTACCAGTTGGAGAAAGAAGGGCGGTTGAGCCTCGACGGCGACAAGACCGACGCCCGTATCGAATTGCGCCCTCTGGAGCAGCCGGAGTCGCTGAGCGAGCTCTGGGTGCTCACCTTGCCGCAACCCTTGAAGTGA